A genome region from Arachis duranensis cultivar V14167 chromosome 6, aradu.V14167.gnm2.J7QH, whole genome shotgun sequence includes the following:
- the LOC127739765 gene encoding uncharacterized protein LOC127739765, whose protein sequence is MGNRADEADLGAVWKSVASGEGDNIRAKLDGVEGKEEREASYAPGEQNLAGKEIGRGAENCSNNIVEKNIPPSVVNEIHTSLNESGKHHVSICLMRGDAVQDSDLDDENTMVQEIGLDDEGAVRNLEDSEDSEQDADDETNQDEHGGSWDKDMAENRAAWDLTVKSGSILYDEDKDIMAILQAQNEVLTQKRRQAKQKEKARSAHTREEKLAVWKELSFLLEICQLPLCYMGVFNEVVQLEERKGASVLTTLSNWWI, encoded by the exons ATGGGGAACCGTGCCGATGAGGCAGATCTGGGAGCAGTGTGGAAGTCAGTTGCTAGTGGCGAAGGTGATAATATCCGCGCTAAACTTGATGGTGTGGAGGGCAAGGAGGAGCGTGAAGCCTCTTATGCACCCGGCGAGCAAAATCTAGCCGGAAAAGAGATTGGCAGAGGTGCGGAGAATTGTTCGAATAATATAGTAGAGAAAAATATTCCACCAAGTGTAGTTAATGAGATCCATACTAGTTTGAACGAGAGTGGTAAGCATCATGTTAGCATATGTCTGATGAGGGGTGATGCAGTGCAAGATTCAGATTTAGATGATGAGAATACAATGGTGCAGGAAATTGGGTTGGATGATGAAGGGGCTGTAAGGAACTTGGAAGATTCGGAGGACTCAGAGCAGGATGCAGACGATGAAACTAATCAAGATGAACACGGAGGAAGTTGGGATAAAGATATGGCTGAAAATAGGGCTGCTTGGGATCTGACTGTCAAATCAGGATCTATTTTATATGATGAGGATAAGGATATTATGGCTATTCTCCAAGCTCAGAATGAAGTATTGACACAAAAAAGAAGGCAAGCAAAAcagaaagagaaagcaagaaG TGCGCATACAAGGGAAGAGAAGCTTGCTGTGTGGAAAGAGTTGAGTTTTTTATTGGAAATATGTCAGCTTCCTCTTTGCTACATGGGTGTCTTTAATGAGGTTGTGCAgttggaagaaagaaaaggcGCTAGTGTGTTAACAACATTATCAAACTGGTGGATATAG